One stretch of Chryseobacterium fluminis DNA includes these proteins:
- a CDS encoding cell division protein FtsQ/DivIB, whose amino-acid sequence MKNKYRILKIAVTVILLGFLLSFSLKRFNSQKITDQKISVKMNEKTQVYFVDEKDIREIVKKENPSEKIGDLDIPALEKKINALPAIDSANVYLNLNGKLNLDIKQRVPVFRLNKDGRDFYVDEKGIEFPISKTYSHPCMLVTGNVKKDEYEKLAELVEKIDKDDFSKKYFIGISKDNNGDYNLLTSEGNYKVELGDLDHIDLKVKGFKAFVEKYLVYQDPQKYNMVSIKYQNQIVATLNPYFKENDSILKAGNKILAKPPTPVMVKKTEVKKEIKKTPSKESKNTKTLTRPKDSKKTEKQTASKPKTKAKVKIE is encoded by the coding sequence ATGAAGAATAAATACAGAATATTAAAAATTGCGGTTACCGTCATCCTCCTAGGATTTCTGTTGAGTTTCTCATTGAAGAGGTTCAACAGCCAGAAGATTACGGACCAGAAGATTTCTGTAAAAATGAACGAAAAAACACAGGTCTATTTTGTTGATGAAAAAGATATCCGGGAAATTGTAAAAAAAGAAAACCCGTCAGAAAAAATAGGTGATCTCGACATTCCTGCTTTAGAAAAGAAAATTAATGCATTACCTGCTATTGACAGTGCCAATGTATATTTGAACTTAAACGGAAAATTAAATTTAGATATAAAACAGAGAGTTCCTGTTTTCAGGCTCAATAAAGACGGCAGAGACTTTTACGTCGATGAAAAGGGAATTGAGTTTCCCATTTCCAAAACCTATTCACATCCGTGTATGCTGGTGACCGGGAATGTGAAGAAAGATGAATATGAAAAACTGGCAGAGCTGGTTGAAAAAATCGATAAAGATGACTTCAGTAAGAAATATTTTATCGGAATATCCAAAGATAACAATGGAGATTATAATCTTCTGACCAGTGAAGGAAATTATAAGGTAGAATTGGGAGATTTAGATCATATAGACTTAAAAGTAAAAGGCTTTAAGGCATTTGTAGAGAAATACCTTGTATATCAGGATCCTCAGAAATATAATATGGTCTCTATAAAATATCAGAACCAGATTGTAGCTACTTTAAATCCTTATTTCAAAGAAAACGACAGTATTTTAAAAGCAGGGAATAAAATACTGGCAAAGCCTCCTACTCCTGTAATGGTCAAGAAAACAGAAGTAAAAAAGGAAATTAAGAAAACACCTTCAAAAGAAAGTAAAAATACAAAAACACTAACCAGACCCAAGGACTCAAAAAAAACAGAGAAACAGACGGCATCAAAACCGAAAACAAAAGCAAAAGTTAAAATAGAATAA
- the murC gene encoding UDP-N-acetylmuramate--L-alanine ligase, which yields MNNLETYQNFYFVGIGGIGMSALARYFHASGKKVLGYDKTNTKLTAALINEGIDIVFEDTIDGRITLLQKENTLVIYTPAIKKLDILDFFNDHQFEVLKRAKVLGLITENTDCIAVAGTHGKTTTSTLVAHLCKESDLPFSCFLGGISENFRSNFLYNGSQYSVVEADEYDRSFLNLSPDWAVITSTDADHLDIYGDKNTIEEGFRQFAALVPDNQHLFVRKGIDIGRPHITYAVNEVADYYSDNLRMEDDKIYFDFHTPTETVKDFIWETPGIHNVENATVALAILNNLGVDFETLKKAIAHFKGIKRRYTKHRYQNGKIYIDDYAHHPTEINAVISSIRTFYPDKKLLVVFQPHLFSRTRDFADGFAESLNHADELILLDIYPARELQENFEGITSEWLLEKVTLSKKEASTLADAFKKIKEKDFDILLTVGAGNVDTLYDPVCEWLQPLQST from the coding sequence ATGAACAATTTAGAAACATATCAAAATTTTTACTTCGTGGGAATCGGAGGTATTGGAATGAGTGCTCTTGCACGCTATTTCCATGCTTCGGGCAAAAAAGTATTGGGCTATGACAAAACCAATACCAAATTAACTGCAGCTCTGATCAACGAGGGAATTGATATTGTTTTTGAAGATACCATAGACGGGAGAATTACTTTATTACAGAAAGAAAATACATTGGTCATTTATACCCCGGCCATTAAAAAACTTGACATCCTAGATTTTTTTAATGACCATCAGTTTGAAGTATTAAAGCGTGCCAAAGTATTAGGATTAATTACTGAAAATACAGATTGTATTGCCGTTGCCGGAACCCACGGAAAGACCACAACCTCTACCCTCGTGGCACATCTTTGTAAGGAGTCCGATCTGCCTTTTTCATGCTTCTTGGGAGGCATTTCAGAAAATTTCAGGTCCAATTTTCTATATAACGGTTCGCAATATTCTGTAGTGGAAGCAGATGAATATGACAGAAGTTTCCTGAACCTTTCTCCGGATTGGGCAGTCATTACTTCTACGGATGCTGATCATCTTGATATATATGGGGATAAAAATACCATTGAAGAAGGATTTAGGCAATTTGCAGCGCTTGTTCCGGATAATCAGCATCTATTTGTAAGAAAAGGAATTGACATCGGTAGACCTCATATCACCTATGCCGTGAATGAGGTGGCAGATTACTACTCCGATAACCTCAGAATGGAGGATGATAAAATTTATTTTGATTTCCATACACCCACCGAAACTGTTAAGGATTTTATCTGGGAAACACCGGGAATTCATAATGTAGAAAATGCAACGGTGGCCCTTGCCATTTTAAACAATTTAGGAGTAGATTTTGAAACTTTAAAAAAGGCAATTGCCCATTTTAAAGGAATCAAAAGAAGATATACCAAGCACAGATATCAGAACGGTAAAATTTACATTGATGATTACGCTCACCATCCTACAGAAATAAATGCGGTGATAAGCTCGATCCGGACCTTTTACCCTGATAAGAAGTTACTGGTGGTTTTTCAGCCTCATCTTTTCAGCAGAACGAGAGATTTTGCAGATGGATTTGCTGAGAGTCTGAATCACGCTGATGAGTTAATCCTGCTTGATATATACCCGGCAAGAGAACTTCAGGAAAATTTTGAAGGAATAACCTCAGAATGGCTGTTGGAAAAAGTGACATTAAGTAAAAAAGAAGCATCCACTTTAGCTGATGCGTTTAAGAAGATAAAAGAAAAAGATTTTGATATCCTCCTTACAGTAGGCGCAGGAAACGTCGATACGCTATATGACCCTGTCTGTGAGTGGTTACAACCTTTACAAAGTACATGA